A stretch of Candidatus Thiopontia autotrophica DNA encodes these proteins:
- a CDS encoding LPS-assembly protein LptD: MNQLLRTKTGYLLSTLACAISVQAYADVPFRCVVGSDGGWLCGAKSGLSISEATPLSAIQPTLQTQIPATKQSVLPKTQKPVATIVKPSSATPSSITPSPKPTAATENRAANRERCPLQTASNSVPVIPSDRGGEATIISADEMEIRERNLFHYSGDVVMNRADQSLTADQVDYNRDSGIFKAEGNLVYRETGSELAGDSGLFNQKTDSGVIHNARYKIDNNHSSGEAELAEKLGSYVNRYSNATYTTCDPDNKSWEMEAEEIRMDDLEGWGTAKNAVVRFQGVPIMYTPSWTFAMDERRKSGFLFPSWGYEKAGGGLLSIPYYWNIAPNRDATITPRLIAKRGLLLDGNYRYLNSASDGELDAGFLPSDDLYKDDRWQLKFAHKGDYQSGLAEPLKYEIDYASLSDRNYLGDFGNTLGLASSDTLEQTAKINYSGERWSAGLLFSDHYTIGKRGKCTISGTENTSYTSERTCSANSGTWSVVDITGDNEPYRKLPQLDLAWSSESNDDQLNYSVASQFTHFSHDTKITGNRLSVTPGVNYKYNFLNDSAYLTPSISVAHSRYDLNSSVDKSPKRTIPTYKLESGIFFERETTNYLQELTPTLTYTYIPDGRDTDLTSELSDFDSTSISAEESELLKTTFVGSDKATHTKQLNAKLSTTFTNQDSDEKILTASIEQAINFISAEKSASNIVGKLDTDFGSHHTDLELSLDPYDGQDDVVTANYQYQPDSNHIFNIGHSYSRDDKRQYDLSAAWRVGSLWGGSWNLLGRYNYELMDPNSHTLDELAGISYDTCCWAMRFTRNRYFDGTETFNGADRNKFDIKWFLTLELKGLGNLGKRKPLNKLLSESIKGYNPED; this comes from the coding sequence GTGAACCAACTGCTCCGCACAAAAACAGGATATCTTCTATCCACACTGGCCTGTGCAATTTCTGTCCAGGCTTATGCGGATGTCCCCTTTCGTTGTGTAGTTGGCAGTGATGGTGGCTGGCTCTGTGGAGCCAAAAGCGGGCTCTCCATCTCTGAGGCCACACCGCTATCTGCCATCCAGCCAACCCTCCAAACCCAGATACCAGCAACAAAACAGAGTGTTTTACCCAAGACTCAAAAACCTGTAGCAACCATCGTTAAACCATCATCTGCAACACCATCATCTATAACACCCTCTCCCAAGCCAACAGCAGCAACCGAAAACAGAGCTGCCAACAGAGAGCGGTGTCCTCTCCAGACCGCCTCGAACAGTGTGCCTGTCATACCTTCAGATCGCGGTGGTGAGGCAACAATCATCAGTGCTGATGAGATGGAGATCCGTGAACGCAACCTCTTCCACTACAGTGGTGATGTTGTTATGAATCGTGCGGATCAGTCACTAACAGCTGACCAGGTTGACTACAATCGTGATAGTGGCATTTTTAAGGCGGAGGGGAATCTGGTTTACCGAGAGACCGGATCAGAGCTGGCTGGTGATAGTGGACTCTTTAATCAGAAAACTGACAGTGGTGTCATCCACAACGCCAGATACAAAATAGACAATAATCACTCCAGTGGAGAGGCGGAACTTGCCGAAAAACTGGGGAGCTACGTCAACCGTTACAGCAATGCCACCTATACCACCTGTGATCCAGATAATAAAAGCTGGGAGATGGAGGCTGAAGAGATCAGAATGGATGATCTTGAGGGTTGGGGAACTGCAAAAAATGCCGTAGTTCGCTTTCAGGGTGTACCAATCATGTATACCCCGTCATGGACCTTTGCCATGGATGAGCGTAGAAAGTCAGGGTTTCTCTTTCCCAGCTGGGGCTATGAAAAGGCCGGTGGCGGACTGCTCAGCATCCCCTACTACTGGAATATAGCCCCTAATCGGGATGCAACCATCACCCCGCGGCTGATCGCAAAACGCGGGCTTCTACTCGATGGCAACTACCGCTATCTCAATAGTGCCAGCGATGGAGAGCTGGATGCAGGATTCCTCCCCAGTGATGACCTCTACAAGGATGACCGCTGGCAACTCAAATTTGCCCACAAGGGAGATTATCAGAGCGGACTAGCAGAGCCCCTGAAGTATGAGATTGACTACGCATCACTCTCCGACAGAAACTACCTTGGTGATTTTGGCAACACTCTTGGTCTTGCCAGCAGCGACACCCTGGAGCAGACTGCAAAGATTAACTACAGTGGTGAGCGCTGGAGTGCTGGCCTTCTCTTCTCTGACCACTACACAATCGGAAAGCGTGGTAAATGTACAATCAGCGGCACTGAAAACACCAGCTACACATCAGAGCGAACCTGTAGCGCAAACTCAGGGACCTGGAGTGTTGTAGATATAACGGGAGACAACGAGCCATATCGTAAACTCCCACAGCTAGACCTCGCATGGTCCAGTGAGAGTAATGACGACCAACTCAACTATAGCGTAGCAAGTCAGTTTACCCATTTTAGCCATGACACCAAGATTACCGGTAATCGTCTATCTGTCACCCCCGGGGTCAACTACAAATACAACTTCCTCAACGACTCTGCCTATCTGACCCCATCCATCTCAGTTGCCCATAGCCGCTATGATCTCAACAGCAGTGTCGACAAGAGTCCGAAGCGCACTATCCCTACCTACAAACTGGAGAGCGGGATCTTCTTTGAGCGTGAGACCACAAACTATCTACAGGAGCTTACCCCAACCCTGACCTACACCTATATTCCGGATGGCAGGGATACCGATCTAACCTCAGAGCTCTCCGATTTTGACAGCACCTCCATAAGTGCCGAGGAGAGCGAGCTGTTAAAAACAACTTTTGTTGGTAGTGACAAGGCAACACACACCAAACAACTTAACGCCAAACTATCTACAACATTTACTAACCAGGATAGCGATGAGAAGATATTGACCGCCTCCATTGAGCAGGCCATAAACTTTATCTCGGCAGAAAAGAGCGCATCTAATATTGTCGGCAAACTGGATACCGATTTTGGTTCTCACCATACCGATCTGGAGCTCAGCCTCGACCCATACGATGGCCAGGATGATGTTGTAACTGCAAACTACCAATACCAACCTGACAGCAACCATATTTTTAATATTGGCCACAGCTACTCCCGTGACGACAAGAGACAGTATGATCTCTCCGCCGCATGGAGAGTAGGCTCACTCTGGGGTGGGAGCTGGAACCTGCTGGGACGTTACAACTACGAACTAATGGATCCAAATTCCCACACCCTCGATGAGCTGGCAGGAATCAGCTATGACACCTGCTGTTGGGCCATGCGTTTCACCCGTAACCGCTACTTTGATGGAACCGAGACCTTTAACGGTGCCGATCGCAACAAATTCGATATAAAATGGTTCCTGACTCTGGAGCTAAAGGGGCTTGGAAACCTCGGTAAACGCAAACCACTAAACAAGCTGCTCTCTGAGAGCATCAAGGGATACAACCCGGAAGATTAA
- a CDS encoding phosphotransferase, translated as MDQRLEQLKQLVGSQLGGLEFSISPASADASFRRYFRASYLDGGVEQTLIVMDAPPEKEDSATFVSIARTLRNCGVHAPEIVAVGLKRGFMLLSDLGSTQYLDRLTKDRSELLYGDAMEALLTIQQQWPANHRLPPYDRALLMQEMGIFKEWYLGVHRQYLLNEDQAWELEEQFSLLADSALEQPQVAVHRDYHSRNLMALPTDNPGVIDFQDAVWGPVTYDLVSLLRDCYIDWPQGEVERWSGIYFQQLVERQMITGVGLEQFMRWFDLMGVQRHLKAIGIFSRLNHRDGKPGYLGDIPRTMNYVIDVTARYPELGPLHGLVRALS; from the coding sequence ATGGATCAACGGTTGGAGCAGCTGAAACAGTTGGTTGGCAGCCAGTTGGGTGGGTTGGAGTTTTCCATCTCCCCAGCATCTGCCGATGCCAGCTTTCGCCGTTATTTCCGGGCAAGTTATCTGGATGGTGGGGTGGAGCAGACGCTGATTGTGATGGATGCTCCTCCAGAAAAAGAGGATTCTGCCACGTTTGTATCCATTGCAAGAACACTGCGTAACTGTGGGGTGCATGCACCAGAGATTGTGGCGGTGGGTTTGAAGAGAGGGTTTATGCTGTTGTCCGATCTTGGATCAACCCAATATCTGGACAGACTCACCAAAGATAGATCCGAGCTGCTTTATGGAGATGCCATGGAGGCCTTGTTGACGATACAGCAGCAGTGGCCTGCGAATCACCGCTTGCCTCCTTATGATCGGGCGTTGTTGATGCAGGAGATGGGGATATTTAAGGAGTGGTATCTTGGGGTGCATCGTCAATATCTGCTGAATGAGGATCAGGCTTGGGAGCTGGAAGAGCAGTTCTCGCTGCTGGCAGATTCGGCACTGGAGCAGCCTCAGGTTGCAGTTCACAGAGATTACCATTCACGTAATTTGATGGCACTGCCAACAGACAATCCAGGGGTGATAGATTTTCAGGATGCGGTATGGGGGCCAGTTACCTACGATCTGGTATCTCTGTTGAGGGATTGCTATATAGATTGGCCGCAGGGAGAGGTGGAGAGATGGTCCGGGATCTATTTTCAGCAGTTGGTAGAGAGGCAGATGATCACAGGAGTGGGGCTGGAACAGTTTATGCGCTGGTTTGATTTGATGGGGGTGCAACGTCACCTCAAGGCGATAGGTATATTCTCTCGTCTAAACCACAGGGATGGAAAACCTGGTTATCTTGGTGATATTCCCCGTACCATGAACTACGTAATTGATGTAACTGCAAGGTACCCAGAGCTGGGGCCGCTACATGGTCTGGTGAGAGCTCTGTCATGA
- a CDS encoding nucleotidyltransferase family protein: MKAMILAAGRGKRMRPLTDKIPKPLLKVRGRPLIEYHIEGLVAVGVRDIVINHGWLGGQIPQHLGDGSRFGADIQYSSEPPEALETGGGLVQALPLLGGEPFIVVNGDIFTDYDFGQLTGHEMGGQVSGVLAHLVLVDNPPHHGRGDFVLEDDRVTGYGAVDVEPQLTYSGIAIFHPQLFDGIKCGRFPLAPILFDAVERGVVSGEHHKGRWSDVGTPERLHLVESEL, from the coding sequence ATGAAAGCGATGATTCTGGCAGCAGGCAGAGGTAAGCGGATGCGTCCTCTAACAGACAAGATCCCAAAGCCACTACTAAAGGTGAGAGGGAGACCACTTATTGAGTACCACATTGAGGGGCTGGTGGCAGTGGGGGTTAGAGATATTGTGATTAACCACGGTTGGTTGGGAGGCCAGATTCCACAACATCTGGGGGATGGATCGAGATTTGGGGCAGATATCCAATACTCATCCGAACCGCCAGAGGCGCTGGAGACGGGTGGTGGACTTGTTCAGGCACTGCCACTGTTGGGTGGAGAGCCATTTATTGTGGTTAATGGAGATATCTTTACCGACTACGATTTTGGGCAATTAACAGGGCACGAGATGGGTGGTCAGGTATCAGGAGTGCTGGCCCATCTGGTGCTGGTAGATAACCCACCCCACCATGGCAGGGGGGATTTTGTGTTGGAGGATGATAGGGTTACAGGGTATGGTGCCGTGGATGTTGAGCCTCAGCTGACCTATAGTGGAATTGCCATATTTCATCCCCAGCTTTTTGACGGGATCAAGTGTGGGCGTTTTCCTCTGGCACCCATTCTGTTCGATGCGGTAGAGCGCGGAGTAGTATCTGGTGAGCACCATAAGGGCAGATGGTCGGATGTTGGGACACCAGAGAGGCTACATTTGGTGGAATCGGAGTTATAG